Proteins from a single region of Streptomyces spectabilis:
- a CDS encoding bifunctional DNA primase/polymerase — protein MTLTLPHAPGPRAFGSAADVTADGATWLTSAETYPRRVLADWRARPHEPAVLSCGSAFDVVSVPAVFGRRMVDRLWHEGPGSGPVALHRGRVLLFAAPGTAQRLPSLLRWEEWGSAVPSLLCHGAGDAVTVPPLARGDHDRHGSRWVVAPDTRSPWLPGPEVVLWACVRAARGTAEPAVGISIFPSGDQSAKVYDVSRRR, from the coding sequence ATGACCCTCACCCTCCCCCACGCCCCGGGGCCCCGCGCGTTCGGCTCGGCGGCCGACGTGACCGCCGACGGCGCCACGTGGCTCACCTCCGCGGAAACGTATCCGCGCAGAGTCCTCGCCGACTGGCGGGCGCGGCCCCACGAACCCGCCGTGCTGTCCTGCGGCAGCGCCTTCGACGTGGTGAGCGTCCCCGCCGTCTTCGGGCGGCGCATGGTCGACCGGCTCTGGCACGAGGGGCCGGGCTCGGGGCCCGTCGCCCTGCACCGGGGGCGCGTCCTGCTCTTCGCCGCGCCCGGCACCGCCCAGCGGCTGCCCTCGCTGCTCCGCTGGGAGGAGTGGGGCTCCGCCGTGCCGTCGCTGCTCTGCCACGGGGCCGGGGACGCCGTCACCGTGCCCCCGCTCGCGCGCGGCGACCACGACCGGCACGGGTCACGCTGGGTGGTCGCCCCCGACACCCGCAGCCCCTGGCTGCCCGGGCCCGAGGTGGTCCTCTGGGCCTGTGTACGGGCGGCCAGGGGCACCGCGGAACCGGCGGTGGGTATATCGATTTTTCCCAGCGGCGATCAGAGTGCTAAGGTCTACGACGTCAGCAGGCGCCGCTAG
- a CDS encoding M6 family metalloprotease domain-containing protein → MSRIPHPEVDVERQLSPWRLTRGGERLRTAATLFTCLTAVAATSLVAGPAIAHGAAGPCALRRTAAHHSEGLDTWNAAYPRPTRSRDAVMVFLSFPDSPPATTPAELAADHFPETSDFFARASYGRFQLRAHPQSEWIPMPKASTAYAIERDWNAQRRASYLRDAMAAADPHVDFSAYDIVYFVADPDAPGVDSDATKVVNFDRPMRADGASIRRIVTVFERHPPDRNVLAHETGHVFDLPDLYHRPTDGEGDWDTHVGDWDVMGSQFGLAPDLFGWHKWKLGWLDPRQVVCVRGGGPRRLTLEPLAAPARGVGGTKLAVIRTGRGSAVAIEARGPAGNDHATCSEGVLVYRVQSDTASGRGPVEVVDAHPRTEACWSESVYPPLADAPVRAGESFTVPGAGVRIEVADRTPSGAWTVEITPA, encoded by the coding sequence GTGTCCCGCATTCCGCACCCTGAGGTCGACGTGGAGCGTCAGCTCTCCCCTTGGCGGCTCACCCGTGGCGGGGAGCGGCTGCGCACCGCGGCCACGCTGTTCACCTGTCTGACCGCCGTCGCCGCCACGTCCCTGGTCGCGGGCCCCGCGATCGCCCACGGGGCGGCGGGCCCGTGCGCCCTCCGCCGCACGGCGGCCCATCACTCGGAGGGCCTCGACACCTGGAACGCCGCCTATCCGCGCCCCACCCGGAGCCGCGACGCCGTCATGGTCTTCCTGTCGTTCCCCGACTCGCCACCGGCGACGACGCCCGCGGAGCTGGCCGCGGACCACTTCCCGGAGACCAGCGACTTCTTCGCGCGTGCCTCGTACGGGCGGTTCCAGTTGCGCGCGCATCCCCAGTCCGAGTGGATCCCGATGCCCAAGGCGTCCACCGCGTACGCCATAGAGCGCGACTGGAACGCCCAGCGGCGCGCCTCCTACCTGCGGGACGCGATGGCCGCGGCGGATCCCCACGTGGACTTCTCGGCGTACGACATCGTGTACTTCGTGGCCGACCCGGACGCGCCGGGCGTGGACTCGGACGCGACGAAGGTCGTGAACTTCGACCGGCCGATGCGGGCCGACGGCGCCTCGATCCGCCGCATCGTCACGGTCTTCGAGCGCCATCCGCCGGACCGCAACGTCCTCGCGCACGAGACGGGCCACGTCTTCGACCTGCCGGACCTGTACCACCGGCCGACCGACGGCGAGGGCGACTGGGACACGCACGTCGGCGACTGGGACGTCATGGGCAGCCAGTTCGGCCTGGCCCCTGATCTGTTCGGGTGGCACAAGTGGAAGCTGGGCTGGCTGGACCCGCGCCAGGTGGTCTGCGTGCGGGGCGGCGGCCCCCGGCGGCTGACCCTCGAACCCCTGGCGGCGCCCGCCCGAGGGGTCGGCGGCACCAAGCTGGCGGTGATCCGCACCGGCCGGGGCAGCGCCGTCGCGATCGAGGCCCGGGGCCCCGCGGGCAACGACCACGCGACGTGCAGCGAGGGCGTCCTGGTGTACCGCGTCCAGAGCGACACGGCCTCGGGCCGGGGTCCCGTCGAGGTGGTGGACGCTCACCCGCGCACCGAGGCGTGCTGGAGCGAGTCGGTCTATCCGCCGCTCGCGGACGCGCCGGTGCGCGCGGGGGAGAGCTTCACGGTGCCGGGCGCCGGGGTCAGGATCGAGGTCGCGGACCGCACGCCGTCCGGCGCCTGGACCGTCGAGATCACCCCGGCCTGA
- a CDS encoding putative bifunctional diguanylate cyclase/phosphodiesterase codes for MNGTSEGPTATAVTAPGRTRPAVTERNQCCGVAGHSVQHTADYRAAFAAAPLPLAVVDREGLIVCANEAFAALLGADHAELPGRVAADLVDLASDARAWHAYHEVLRGRQAKLRCTRRLKHPDGHSLWTQITVSPLPDERHAPGTVLLAAADISARRDLQARLRHLQMHDPVTRLPNRALFFERLATALEAGAYDDTSTGRVGLCYLDLDGFKAVNDTLGHRVGDRLLAAVAERLTACADRAAYGRTSAPLVARLGGDEFALLVEDSTGTDQLAELADATLRALQEPFDLSGQRLSLSASIGVVERRAAGTTTTGLMQAADTTLYWAKTDGKARWTLFDPERNAHCMTRQALASSLRPAVERDEFVLDYQPLVCMDDGGLRGVEALVRWDHPQFGLLTPNRFIGLAEEDGSIVQLGRWVLRTACRQARRWQLEHPGREPVFVSVNVAVRQVWDSDLVADVAEILAETGLAPELLQLELTESAVMGSAGRPLQALQALSDMGVRIAIDDFGTGYSNLAYLSRLPVSVLKLDGSFVRGFQYEEGEGHVNPADEVIVEAMVRLAHQLGLTVTAECVETSGQAERLRRIGCDTGQGWLYSRAVAAERISKILTTEGLAAAEA; via the coding sequence GTGAACGGAACGTCTGAAGGGCCGACTGCCACAGCGGTCACAGCACCGGGCCGCACCCGGCCTGCCGTCACAGAGCGTAATCAATGCTGCGGTGTGGCCGGGCACTCCGTCCAGCACACCGCCGACTACCGCGCGGCGTTCGCCGCCGCCCCCCTCCCCCTCGCCGTCGTCGACCGCGAGGGGCTCATCGTCTGCGCCAACGAGGCGTTCGCCGCGCTGCTCGGCGCGGACCACGCCGAACTGCCCGGCCGGGTCGCCGCCGACCTCGTGGACCTGGCGTCGGACGCCCGTGCCTGGCACGCGTACCACGAGGTGCTCCGGGGCCGCCAGGCCAAGCTGCGCTGCACGCGCCGCCTCAAACACCCCGACGGGCACTCCCTGTGGACGCAGATCACCGTCTCGCCGCTGCCGGACGAGCGGCACGCGCCGGGCACCGTGCTGCTCGCCGCCGCCGACATCAGCGCCCGCCGCGACCTCCAGGCACGGCTCCGCCACCTCCAGATGCACGACCCGGTGACCCGGCTCCCCAACCGCGCGCTGTTCTTCGAGCGGCTCGCCACCGCCCTGGAGGCGGGCGCGTACGACGACACGAGCACGGGCCGCGTCGGCCTGTGCTACCTGGACCTCGACGGGTTCAAGGCGGTCAACGACACCCTCGGGCACCGCGTCGGCGACCGGCTGCTCGCCGCCGTGGCCGAGCGCCTGACCGCCTGCGCCGACCGGGCCGCGTACGGCAGGACGTCGGCGCCGCTCGTGGCGCGGCTCGGCGGGGACGAGTTCGCGCTCCTCGTGGAGGACTCCACGGGCACCGACCAGCTCGCGGAGCTGGCCGACGCGACCCTGCGGGCCCTGCAGGAGCCCTTCGACCTGTCCGGGCAGCGGCTCTCCCTCTCGGCGTCCATCGGCGTCGTCGAGCGGCGCGCCGCGGGGACCACCACGACCGGTCTGATGCAGGCCGCCGACACCACGCTGTACTGGGCCAAGACCGACGGCAAGGCCCGCTGGACGCTCTTCGACCCGGAGCGCAACGCGCACTGCATGACCCGGCAGGCGCTTGCCAGTTCGCTGCGGCCCGCCGTCGAGCGCGACGAGTTCGTGCTCGACTACCAGCCGCTCGTGTGCATGGACGACGGCGGTCTGCGCGGCGTGGAGGCGCTGGTGCGGTGGGATCATCCGCAGTTCGGACTGCTCACGCCGAATCGGTTCATCGGACTTGCTGAAGAAGACGGATCCATCGTGCAGCTGGGCCGCTGGGTGCTGCGCACGGCCTGTCGGCAGGCGCGCCGCTGGCAGCTCGAACACCCCGGGCGGGAGCCGGTGTTCGTGAGCGTGAACGTCGCCGTGCGGCAGGTGTGGGACTCCGACCTCGTCGCGGACGTCGCGGAGATCCTCGCCGAGACCGGGCTCGCGCCCGAGCTGCTCCAGCTGGAGCTGACCGAGTCCGCCGTCATGGGCTCCGCCGGGCGGCCGCTCCAGGCCCTCCAGGCGCTGAGCGACATGGGCGTGCGCATCGCCATCGACGACTTCGGCACGGGCTACTCCAACCTCGCGTATCTGAGCCGCCTTCCCGTCTCCGTGCTCAAGCTGGACGGGTCCTTCGTCCGGGGCTTCCAGTACGAGGAGGGCGAGGGCCACGTCAACCCGGCCGACGAGGTGATCGTCGAGGCCATGGTGCGCCTGGCCCACCAGCTCGGGCTCACCGTCACCGCCGAGTGCGTGGAGACCTCGGGGCAGGCGGAGCGGCTGCGCAGGATCGGCTGCGACACCGGGCAGGGGTGGCTGTACTCCCGGGCCGTGGCCGCTGAGCGGATCTCCAAGATCCTTACGACGGAGGGGCTCGCTGCCGCCGAGGCGTGA
- a CDS encoding LLM class flavin-dependent oxidoreductase — MDVSDGDGIRAEARGTAPAALSVLDLVTVGSGRTATDALRTSVALAKLAESRGYHRHWVAEHHSMPGVASSSPAVILAHLAAHTSRIRLGSGGVMLPNHAPLVIAEQFGTLEALAPGRVDLGLGRAPGTDGATAAALRRTDRLGEGADDFPQQLAELTRFLDDDFPDGHPYARIHAVPGPVQATSPGGVQSPHRPPIWLLGSSGFSARLAGVLGLPFAFAHHFSAQNTLPALDLYRESFRPSAVLAAPYALIGVSALATDVEEEARRQVRAAALNMVRLRTGRPGLVPTPEEAAAHRFTEVERDFVTSWNSNVIHGTADQVRAGLDDLAKRTGADELMLTANAHSGDVRLRSYELIADTYALPKEG, encoded by the coding sequence ATGGACGTGAGCGACGGCGACGGCATCCGGGCCGAGGCGAGAGGCACGGCCCCGGCGGCCCTGTCCGTCCTGGACCTCGTGACCGTCGGCTCCGGCCGCACCGCCACCGACGCCCTGCGCACCAGCGTCGCCCTCGCCAAGCTCGCCGAATCCCGCGGCTACCACCGCCACTGGGTGGCCGAGCACCACTCGATGCCGGGCGTGGCCTCCTCGTCCCCGGCCGTGATCCTCGCGCACCTGGCCGCCCACACGTCCCGCATCCGCCTGGGCTCGGGCGGCGTCATGCTCCCCAACCACGCCCCGCTCGTCATCGCGGAGCAGTTCGGCACCCTGGAGGCCCTGGCCCCGGGCCGCGTCGACCTCGGCCTCGGCCGGGCCCCGGGCACGGACGGCGCCACCGCGGCCGCCCTGCGCCGCACGGACCGGCTCGGCGAGGGCGCCGACGACTTCCCGCAGCAGCTCGCGGAGCTGACCCGGTTCCTCGACGACGACTTCCCCGACGGCCACCCCTACGCCCGGATCCACGCGGTCCCGGGCCCGGTCCAGGCCACGTCCCCCGGCGGCGTCCAGTCCCCGCACCGCCCGCCGATCTGGCTGCTCGGCTCGTCCGGCTTCAGCGCGCGCCTCGCCGGGGTCCTCGGCCTGCCCTTCGCGTTCGCGCACCACTTCTCCGCGCAGAACACGCTCCCGGCGCTCGACCTGTACCGCGAGTCGTTCCGCCCGTCGGCGGTCCTGGCCGCCCCGTACGCCCTGATCGGCGTCTCCGCGCTCGCCACGGACGTGGAGGAGGAGGCCCGCCGCCAGGTCAGGGCCGCCGCCCTCAACATGGTCCGGCTCCGCACCGGCCGCCCCGGGCTCGTGCCCACGCCCGAGGAGGCGGCCGCGCACCGCTTCACCGAGGTGGAGCGGGACTTCGTGACCAGCTGGAACAGCAACGTCATCCACGGCACGGCCGACCAGGTCCGTGCGGGCCTCGACGACCTCGCCAAGCGCACCGGCGCCGACGAGCTGATGCTCACCGCCAACGCCCACAGCGGCGACGTACGCCTGCGCAGCTACGAACTGATCGCAGACACCTACGCCCTGCCCAAGGAGGGCTGA
- a CDS encoding maleate cis-trans isomerase family protein, whose translation MTALGFLYPGHSAEDDYPRIEQLLGSDIRLQVVHTDIGEDAHRVDALLEMGSPARLAAGVEELRLTGAEAVVWACTSGSFVFGWEGAHGQVRALARSAGLPASSTSFAFVHAVRELGAGRVAVAATYPEDVAGHFAAFLKAAGTEVVSLRSSGIVTAAEVGTWGLDEVLALARAGDHPDAQAVLLPDTALHTAAHVRDLEAALGKPVLTANQVTVWEALRLATRRVNAPRLGALFTKEPLVQSPGA comes from the coding sequence TTGACCGCACTCGGATTCCTCTACCCGGGGCACTCCGCCGAGGACGACTACCCGCGCATCGAGCAGCTCCTCGGCTCCGACATCCGCCTCCAGGTCGTCCACACCGACATCGGCGAGGACGCGCACCGCGTCGACGCGCTCCTGGAGATGGGCTCGCCCGCGCGGCTCGCCGCCGGGGTCGAGGAGCTGCGCCTGACCGGAGCGGAGGCCGTGGTGTGGGCGTGCACCAGCGGGAGCTTCGTCTTCGGCTGGGAGGGCGCCCACGGCCAGGTGCGCGCCCTGGCCCGGTCGGCGGGCCTGCCCGCGTCCTCCACGTCCTTCGCGTTCGTCCACGCGGTACGGGAGCTGGGGGCGGGGCGCGTCGCCGTCGCGGCCACGTACCCCGAGGACGTCGCCGGGCACTTCGCCGCCTTCCTCAAGGCGGCGGGGACCGAGGTGGTGTCCCTGCGCTCCAGCGGCATCGTCACGGCGGCCGAGGTCGGCACGTGGGGGCTCGACGAGGTCCTCGCGCTCGCCCGCGCGGGCGACCACCCCGACGCGCAGGCCGTGCTCCTGCCCGACACGGCCCTGCACACCGCCGCCCACGTCCGCGACCTGGAGGCCGCCCTCGGCAAGCCCGTCCTCACCGCCAACCAGGTCACCGTCTGGGAAGCCCTCCGCCTGGCCACCCGCCGGGTCAACGCCCCCCGCCTGGGAGCCCTCTTCACGAAGGAGCCCTTGGTGCAGTCCCCGGGCGCCTAG
- a CDS encoding maleate cis-trans isomerase family protein, producing the protein MDVTSFSMLGGPHPQRGVGVVAPFDFALDRELWRWVPDDVSLHLTRTPYVPVEVSLDLARLVSEHETLADAVRALTAAEPEVLAYACTSGSFVGGVAGERAMCEAMTREGAVASVTTSGALLEALAEVDAHRIALVTPYTWSVTQALEEYLGEAGVSVVGRAYLGLTRHIWKVPYRDVADMARRAVLRPVDALFISCTNLPTYDVIPQLEAELRVPVLSANQVTMWSALRRLGTRAVGPYQALIDAGARPGAATLAPLDPALGSPAGGVPEPAVTEPPPSGPPAPAAPPEALPEPPAGPGAAGPTAEGGWS; encoded by the coding sequence ATGGACGTCACTTCCTTCTCGATGCTCGGCGGACCACACCCCCAGCGCGGTGTCGGCGTCGTCGCTCCCTTCGACTTCGCCCTGGACCGCGAGCTGTGGCGGTGGGTCCCCGACGACGTCTCCCTGCACCTCACGCGCACCCCGTACGTGCCGGTCGAGGTCAGCCTCGACCTCGCGCGCCTGGTCAGCGAGCACGAGACGCTCGCCGATGCGGTCCGGGCGCTGACCGCCGCCGAGCCCGAGGTCCTCGCCTACGCCTGTACGTCGGGCAGCTTCGTCGGCGGCGTGGCGGGCGAGCGGGCCATGTGCGAGGCCATGACGCGCGAGGGCGCGGTGGCCTCCGTGACCACGTCGGGCGCGCTCCTGGAGGCGCTCGCCGAGGTGGACGCGCACCGCATCGCCCTCGTCACGCCGTACACCTGGTCGGTCACCCAGGCCCTGGAGGAGTACCTGGGCGAGGCGGGCGTCTCCGTCGTGGGCCGTGCCTACCTCGGACTCACCCGGCACATCTGGAAGGTGCCCTACCGCGACGTCGCGGACATGGCGCGCCGCGCCGTGCTGCGGCCGGTGGACGCGCTGTTCATCAGCTGTACGAACCTGCCCACGTACGACGTCATCCCGCAGCTGGAAGCGGAGCTGCGGGTACCGGTCCTGTCGGCGAACCAGGTGACGATGTGGTCGGCGCTGCGACGGCTGGGTACGCGTGCGGTAGGGCCTTACCAAGCGCTGATCGACGCGGGCGCGCGGCCGGGCGCGGCGACGCTCGCCCCCCTGGACCCGGCGCTCGGGTCACCGGCGGGCGGCGTGCCGGAACCGGCGGTGACCGAGCCGCCGCCGTCCGGGCCGCCCGCACCCGCGGCGCCCCCGGAGGCCCTGCCGGAACCGCCCGCGGGGCCCGGAGCCGCGGGCCCCACCGCAGAAGGAGGCTGGTCTTGA
- a CDS encoding D-2-hydroxyacid dehydrogenase translates to MSESTGSEGRAVPPTVLVLDAPAPAPPPRLGALTGRVRIRHTDADGLAGELPGADVLLVWDFLSDAVRHAWPGEGPRPRWVHTASAGVDRLMCPELVASDTVVTNARGVFDQPIAEYVAALVLAMAKDLPRTLALQGERTWLHRESQRIAGTRACVVGSGPIGRAVVRTLKALGITTVLVGRRPRTGVHGPADLDRLLARADWVVCAAPLTEDTRGMFDERRFGVMQPSARFINVGRGPLVVEEDLVAALSKRWIAGAALDVFESEPLPPDSPLWTAPGLLVSPHMSGDTVGWRDELGAQFVKLYAQWEAGRSLSNVVDKKRGYVPGH, encoded by the coding sequence GTGTCCGAAAGCACCGGGTCCGAGGGCCGTGCCGTGCCTCCGACCGTGCTCGTGCTCGACGCCCCGGCGCCCGCGCCGCCGCCGCGGCTCGGCGCGCTGACCGGCCGGGTCCGGATCCGGCACACCGACGCGGACGGCCTGGCCGGCGAACTTCCGGGCGCCGACGTGCTGTTGGTGTGGGACTTCCTGTCCGACGCGGTGCGCCACGCGTGGCCGGGCGAGGGGCCGCGGCCGCGCTGGGTGCACACCGCGAGCGCGGGCGTGGACCGCCTGATGTGTCCCGAACTCGTCGCCTCCGACACGGTGGTGACCAACGCCCGGGGCGTCTTCGACCAGCCGATCGCCGAGTACGTCGCGGCGCTCGTGCTCGCCATGGCCAAGGACCTGCCGCGCACGCTCGCCCTCCAGGGCGAGCGGACCTGGCTGCACCGCGAGAGCCAGCGGATCGCGGGCACGCGCGCGTGCGTGGTGGGTTCGGGCCCGATCGGGCGGGCGGTCGTGCGCACGCTCAAGGCGCTCGGCATCACGACGGTCCTCGTCGGCCGCCGCCCGCGCACGGGCGTGCACGGGCCCGCCGATCTCGACCGGCTGCTCGCGCGCGCCGACTGGGTGGTGTGCGCGGCGCCGCTCACCGAGGACACGCGCGGCATGTTCGACGAGCGCCGCTTCGGCGTGATGCAGCCGTCGGCGCGGTTCATCAACGTGGGCCGGGGCCCGCTGGTCGTGGAGGAGGACCTGGTGGCCGCCCTGTCCAAGCGGTGGATCGCGGGCGCGGCCCTGGACGTCTTCGAGAGCGAGCCGCTGCCCCCGGACAGCCCGCTGTGGACGGCCCCCGGTCTGCTGGTGTCCCCGCACATGAGCGGGGACACGGTCGGCTGGCGGGACGAACTCGGCGCGCAGTTCGTGAAGTTGTACGCGCAGTGGGAGGCGGGGCGGTCCCTGTCCAACGTGGTCGACAAGAAACGCGGTTACGTCCCGGGGCACTGA
- a CDS encoding amidase → MTDLADLTATQLVDGYRKGEFGPVDAARAVLRRAEEIQPSVNAFVRVDAEAALAQARESAARWRAGEPLGLVDGVPVTVKDILLQRGGPTLRGSRCVDEEGAWEEDAPSVARLREQGAVFVGKTTTPEFGWKGVTDSPRHGITRNPYDTTRTAGGSSGGGAAAVALGAGPLALGTDGGGSVRIPGAFCGIFALKPTYGRVPLFPPSAFGTLSHVGPMTRDAADAALLMDVIGLPDARDWSCLGPREGTFREALRGGVRGLRVAYSPTLGGQVAVRPAVAAAVRRGVEALASLGAYVEETDPDFADPVEAFHTLWFSGAARVVQQLPPARRESLDPALREVCGQGARYSALDYLAAVDVRMELGRRMGRFHETYDLLVTPTLPITAFAAGAEVPPRSGARRWTGWTPFTYPFNLTQQPAATVPCGVDGDGLPVGMQLVGARFADDLVLRAAHALYEAGAAAIPRPGAAGSGD, encoded by the coding sequence ATGACCGATCTCGCCGATCTGACCGCCACCCAACTCGTCGACGGCTACCGCAAGGGCGAATTCGGCCCCGTCGACGCGGCCCGCGCGGTGCTGCGCAGGGCCGAGGAGATCCAGCCGTCGGTGAACGCGTTCGTCCGTGTCGACGCGGAAGCGGCGCTCGCGCAGGCGCGGGAGAGCGCGGCGCGCTGGCGCGCGGGCGAGCCGCTCGGGCTCGTGGACGGGGTGCCGGTCACCGTCAAGGACATCCTGCTGCAGCGCGGCGGGCCCACGCTGCGCGGCTCCCGGTGCGTGGACGAGGAGGGCGCGTGGGAGGAGGACGCGCCGTCCGTGGCGCGGCTGCGCGAGCAGGGCGCGGTGTTCGTCGGCAAGACGACCACGCCCGAGTTCGGCTGGAAAGGCGTCACGGACAGCCCCCGGCACGGGATCACCCGCAATCCGTACGACACGACGCGCACCGCGGGCGGATCGAGCGGCGGCGGCGCGGCCGCCGTGGCCCTGGGCGCCGGGCCGCTGGCCCTGGGCACGGACGGCGGCGGCTCGGTGCGGATCCCCGGCGCCTTCTGCGGGATCTTCGCGCTCAAGCCGACGTACGGGAGGGTGCCGCTGTTCCCGCCGTCCGCGTTCGGGACGCTCTCGCACGTGGGCCCGATGACGCGGGACGCGGCGGACGCGGCGCTGCTCATGGATGTGATCGGGCTTCCCGACGCGCGGGACTGGTCCTGTCTCGGCCCGCGCGAGGGCACCTTCCGGGAGGCGCTGCGCGGCGGGGTGCGGGGGCTGCGGGTGGCGTACTCGCCGACGCTCGGCGGGCAGGTCGCGGTGCGGCCCGCGGTGGCGGCGGCCGTGCGCAGGGGCGTGGAGGCCCTGGCGTCGCTCGGCGCGTACGTCGAGGAGACCGACCCCGACTTCGCCGATCCCGTGGAGGCCTTCCACACGCTGTGGTTCAGCGGGGCGGCACGGGTGGTGCAGCAACTGCCGCCCGCGCGCCGGGAGTCGCTCGACCCGGCGCTGCGGGAGGTGTGCGGGCAGGGCGCCCGGTACAGCGCCCTTGACTATCTCGCGGCGGTCGACGTCCGCATGGAGCTCGGCCGGCGCATGGGCCGCTTCCACGAGACGTACGACCTGCTGGTGACGCCGACGCTGCCGATCACGGCCTTCGCGGCGGGGGCCGAGGTGCCGCCGCGGAGCGGGGCGCGGCGGTGGACGGGGTGGACCCCGTTCACGTACCCCTTCAACCTCACCCAGCAGCCCGCCGCGACGGTGCCGTGCGGGGTGGACGGGGACGGGCTTCCCGTGGGGATGCAGCTCGTCGGGGCGCGGTTCGCCGACGACCTGGTGCTGCGGGCGGCGCACGCCCTGTACGAGGCCGGGGCGGCGGCGATCCCCCGGCCCGGCGCGGCCGGGTCGGGGGACTAG
- a CDS encoding MFS transporter: MRLFAIRDYRHLFGAQVIALFGTGLTTVALGLLAYDLAGPRAGMVLGTALTIKMVMYVVIAPLAAAYVDRFPRRTLLVLLDVVRGAVVLALPLVTEVWHIYVLIGLLQAASAAFTPTFQAVIPDIVTDESAYTRALSASQVASTMESLLSPVLAAVALTLMSFDRLFLGTSAGFLVSALLVLSARVPDARPSAHAKAWDKAAAGIRAFLGTPRLRGLMALNLVVASAGAIVVVNTVNHVRDELGGSQSDVALMLAASGTGTLLAALVLPRVLDRIASRTVMMTGAGVLVGGATAAVTLTAAGLATWTGTAVVWSLIGVGMALVITPTGKVLRASVGRNAIPEAFAAQFSLSHLAWLITYPVAGWLGTSAGLTLAWSVLAVLAGAGAAGALLLWPRHDGHPAAAPALHAPAKDRSTLTKAA; this comes from the coding sequence ATGCGACTGTTCGCCATCCGCGACTACCGCCATCTGTTCGGTGCCCAGGTCATCGCCCTGTTCGGCACCGGCCTCACCACCGTGGCCCTCGGGCTGCTCGCCTACGACCTCGCGGGGCCGCGCGCCGGGATGGTCCTCGGCACCGCCCTGACGATCAAGATGGTCATGTACGTGGTCATCGCCCCGCTGGCCGCCGCGTACGTCGACCGGTTCCCCAGGAGAACGCTCCTGGTCCTGCTCGACGTGGTCCGCGGCGCGGTGGTCCTGGCGCTTCCGCTGGTCACCGAGGTCTGGCACATCTACGTGCTGATCGGCCTGCTCCAGGCCGCGTCCGCGGCGTTCACCCCCACGTTCCAGGCCGTCATCCCCGACATCGTCACCGACGAGTCCGCCTACACCCGGGCGCTGTCCGCCTCCCAGGTCGCCTCCACCATGGAGAGCCTGCTCAGCCCCGTCCTCGCAGCCGTCGCCCTGACGTTGATGAGCTTCGACCGGCTGTTCCTCGGCACCTCCGCCGGATTCCTCGTCTCCGCCCTGCTCGTCCTGTCGGCGCGCGTCCCGGACGCCCGCCCCAGCGCGCACGCCAAGGCGTGGGACAAGGCGGCGGCGGGGATCAGGGCCTTCCTCGGGACGCCGCGGCTGCGCGGCCTCATGGCGCTCAACCTCGTGGTCGCGTCGGCAGGGGCGATCGTCGTCGTCAACACCGTCAACCACGTCCGCGACGAACTCGGCGGCTCGCAGTCCGACGTCGCCCTGATGCTCGCCGCCTCCGGCACCGGAACGCTCCTCGCGGCCCTCGTACTGCCGCGCGTGCTCGACCGGATCGCCTCCCGCACCGTCATGATGACCGGCGCCGGAGTCCTCGTCGGCGGCGCGACCGCCGCGGTGACGCTCACCGCGGCCGGACTCGCCACCTGGACCGGTACGGCGGTCGTCTGGAGCCTGATCGGCGTCGGCATGGCCCTGGTCATCACGCCGACCGGCAAGGTCCTGCGCGCCTCCGTCGGACGGAACGCGATCCCCGAGGCGTTCGCGGCCCAGTTCTCCCTGTCGCACCTGGCCTGGCTGATCACCTATCCCGTCGCGGGCTGGCTCGGCACGAGCGCCGGACTCACCCTCGCCTGGTCCGTCCTCGCGGTCCTCGCAGGGGCGGGAGCGGCCGGGGCCCTCCTCCTGTGGCCGCGCCACGACGGGCACCCCGCCGCGGCGCCCGCTCTCCACGCACCGGCCAAGGACCGGTCCACCCTGACCAAGGCGGCGTGA
- a CDS encoding carboxymuconolactone decarboxylase family protein — protein MPRLTRLTPDTAVGASRDLLADLASRHGRLGDMVSTMAHSPSVLGGYLQLSRAMGRAKLDRGTSERISITVQARQGCGLCLEAHVSAARARGVDEEEIERARAGTSADPAIAAIITLALQIHREPTSITDEQIAALREHGHSDRAMADVVGVVALNVLTGAFNLLAGLTPGSDTGA, from the coding sequence ATGCCACGCCTGACCCGGCTCACTCCCGACACGGCGGTCGGCGCCTCGCGCGACCTCCTCGCCGACCTGGCCTCCCGCCACGGCCGACTCGGCGACATGGTCTCGACGATGGCGCACTCGCCCTCCGTCCTCGGCGGCTACCTCCAGCTCAGCCGGGCCATGGGACGAGCCAAGCTCGACCGCGGGACCAGCGAACGGATCTCGATCACCGTCCAGGCCAGGCAGGGCTGCGGGCTCTGCCTGGAGGCGCACGTCAGTGCCGCCCGCGCCCGGGGAGTGGACGAGGAAGAGATCGAGCGGGCCCGCGCGGGCACCTCGGCCGATCCCGCGATCGCGGCGATCATCACCCTCGCCCTCCAGATCCATCGCGAACCGACGTCGATCACCGACGAACAGATCGCGGCGCTGCGTGAGCACGGCCACAGCGACCGCGCGATGGCCGACGTCGTCGGCGTCGTCGCCCTCAACGTCCTCACCGGCGCCTTCAACCTGCTCGCCGGCCTCACACCGGGGAGCGACACCGGTGCGTAG